The following nucleotide sequence is from Phormidium ambiguum IAM M-71.
CAATTACCACCCAAGGGACAGTAATTGAAGGGACAGTAATTGAAGGAACAGTAATTAAAGCTAAAAACACAAATCCAACAATCCAGTTTAAAACTAAAGATGGCAGAAATGTTATATTTAATTATACACATAATAGAAGCAGTTCCAGTGCATTTCAAGAAGTATATAGTACAGGCAGTCAAGTCTCGATAATATATCAACCAAACCACCCAGAAACCGCTAGAATTAATACATTCTATCAGCTTTGGTTTGACTTATTAATTTCAGCTTTCATAGGAACAGTTTTCACGATCTCTGGAATTACTTTACTCATTCAATTAGCTAAAGGATAGGCAAAAGCTTTTACGAATTTATTCTTTTTTTTCTTTGCATTGCTTCGCCAACAATAATATTTAACTCGTTCCCAATTAGCAACACCAAACAACTGAGATAAATCCACAACTGTAGCACTATAAAACCACCCACTGCACCATAAACTCGATTAAAATTTCCATAACTAGAAACATAACTTTTAAACCCTTGAGACAGAAATGCCCAAGCTAATGTAGCGAGAATTGCCCCTGGTAAAATTGGAGTTCCCGCAATCCAACGACTAGGGCCAAAACGGTAAATAAAAGCGATCGTTAAAGCTGCAATTCCCAAAGCCACAGGTAAACTTAATCGCTTCCAAAATCTTAAGACATCAAATTGCACCCAAGAATCTTGGCTAGCAGCAAGATTCACCAAAAAATCAGTAATAAATACAAATGTTAAAGCACTAATTAGTAGGAACATAGTGCCAATTGTTAGTAGGATAGAAACTAATCTAGCTTTCCAAAAAGGTCGGATTTTTTCGGGAGGAACTCGCTGCATCTTATCTAAAGCATACATTCCTGCACTCATTCCCGCCGAAGCCGACCAAATCCAAAATAAAAAGCTCAAAGAAAATAGCGATTGGCTTTCCGTTCTCAACACTTCTTGCACAAACCCACCGATGAGAAATGCCACCGCATCAGGTACAACTTTTATTAGTTTAACTAACAAACTTTCAAAAGTCGTTTTTAAGGGATCGAATAATGCGATCGCAGCTAGAAAAGCCATAATTGCCGGAAACAAAGATAGCATCAAATGATAAGTCATTTCTGCTGCTAATCCAGGTAATCTCTGACTGAAAGCACGCTTTAATACTTCTCGTGCAGTAGTGAAATGAAGATACTTAAAAAATTGAAAAAATCGAGTTAACAGCATTTTTTTAGCAAAATTTACTACTTTAGTTTAAACGAAACTCGATCGTCACCTTCAACAGAGTGTAGGGTGTCATACCACACCCCTCAAACGTAAAAAAATTGTAAATTCTCCCCAGCTAGATTATTGTCAAAACTAAAATTTAGCTTAATATTTTAGTAAATTTTTGTAAATAGATCTAGGATTTTTCTGTGTACTCAAATTTGTCCAGAAACCTAAAATTATGGGATTAGCGTAAAATCGTTGTTTATAGTTTAAGTGAAAAAAAATTTATGCTGAGAGTTGAACCACAAAACCGCCCCGTTCTGAAGCAAGGAATCAAAGGAGATTGGGTAGTATTTCTGCAAGACCAATTAAATGGATGTGGCTATGGCCCATTAAACTTAGATGGAGATTTTGGCTCTCAAACATTAGTAGAAGTTAACAAATTTCAAAAAAATCTCGGCCTTAAGGTAGATGGCATTGTTGGCAGAATTACTTGGACAAACCTTGATAAGCACAAAAAAATTATTGGCTGGATACCAGAATGGCCTAGTTCTCTAACCTTACGAGGAATCGCTGGTGCTGATAGTTTGCAAAGAGTCCAAGCAACAATGATTCCAGAAGCACAAAAATTGATGGGTGCTTTTCCCCGGTTTTGGGGAAGATATTTCCAAGGTAATCTTAATTTTGGAGAATACCTGCGGGCTTTTGAAAATAAACCTCTAAGAAATGCGGGAATTAGACTTTTACCCATCTCTCGCCAAACTAATAGAGTAGATGAAACTCAACAAATAGGAGAACAATTAGGTGCCCTTCATGCTAGAGATGTTTTAAACACTTTTGGCGAAAGTTATTTAGCTTCTATACAAGTAGACGGCTTGTATTTTTTCCTAGATGTTGAACCAACCGATCCTTTATCAGTTGGTTTTTATATCGGATGGTCAACCGCAGTAATTAAAAGTAGCACTAAGGTAAGATTTTTGCCTACTGTTTATCTCAATGCCGCAGATAGTACTACTACGAAAAATCTGAGTGCCGCAATGAAAGCTGGCGCACAATGTCATGGTTTATGGGTAGCTAATTACGGTAATAATCAAGCTCTAATTTCTCCTTGGGATAAAGCAAAAGCTAAAGTTGCTACCCCAGTTCCTTGTAAAGTACTTATGCGTCAATATGCTGGAGACATTAAAAATGGATTATATGATTTTAACCAAATGAATCCATTTTTAGATAATCAAGAATTAGTCCTCAAGAGATTGATTTTACCTCCTGCATAACCATACAGCTATCCTCCCAAGTTTTCTCTTTTGGAAATTCGCAAATAACTCCTCTGTTATGGTAATTTGGGAGGAAATCCAAAATCTAGTAAGGATGATTTATGGCTTTTAATATTAATGTTCTAAAGTTAGAAACAATTAGAAAAGGATCGACTGGTCTTTATGTTACCGCTTGGCAACAATTTTTGCAGTCCAAAAGTTTTTCAATTGGTGCTGCCGATGGAGTGTTTGGAACTGTAACAGAGACAGCTACTCGCAATTATCAGGAGAGAAATAGTTTACCTGTAAATGGAGTGGTTGATACTACGACCTATCGCAAAGCTTTAGAACAGGGATATTTATTTTTTGTCCCTAATCGGACTGCTAATATGATTTTAAATTATCTCAATTTTGGGATAACAGAAATCAGGGATTTGCAGCGAAGTTTAAATGTTATCGGAACTTTGGTTCCCGCTTTAGCCATTGATGGTGATTTTGGGGCAAGGAGTGTAGAAGGATTAGGCGAAACTTACAAAAAAATTGATATTAACTTTCGTCCGAGATTAGAACAAACTCTTTCTACAGCGACTAAACAAAAGTTAGGTACAGATTTGCCAGCCGCTTTGGATAATATTACTGAATATGCAAGAAGATTAAGACAACAATTAAGTGGTGCTCATTGGGTAAAGTTTTTTCCCGGTAGTATTTCTATAGCTGATTTAGCTTCGCCTTTTCGTCAAAGAGTGCAGGCATTTGAACAAGCTCTTCGAGTAGCAGGTGCCAGAATGGTAATTGCTGCTACTTATCGACCTCCACAAAGAGCTTATTTAATGCACTATGCAGCGCGAATTTCTCGTGGAGAAATTGCCCCTCAAAATGTTCCATCTTATGCGGGTGTATCTGTTGATTGGGTGCATTATACGAATGCTGGTTCTGTGCAAGCGGCGCGAGATATGGTGAATGCTTATGGGATTGGGACTAATCCTGTGGCGTTAACTTCTCGCCATACTCAGGGTTATGCAATTGATTGGGAAATTACTTGGCAGGGTACGCTGAATGTCAAAAATGCTCAAGGTAGAATTGTGAGTATTGGCACGCCTCGGACTAGTTATCAAAATAGCGTTTTGTGGCAAGTGGGTGCGACTTATGGCGTGATTCATTTGCGATACGATCCCCCACATTGGTCGATCGATGGAGGTTGAATTAAGCGCTTTATTGAGCACGACTGGCTGCTAATTTGGCGTATTCTAAATTCCGCTGATATTCAGTAATTTTTTGCTGTGCTTTGGCGTAGTTAGGATGAGTTTGGGGGACTAGGTTTAAGTGTGCGATCGCTTTTTCCCACAAACTCACAACCTGATTCCATTCCTCTTTAGTTTTGGCTGTTTGAGTTAATTTTGCCGCACTCATAGCTTGATTTACTGCTTCTTTAAATGAGTCTAAACTAGGTTGTGTTGGTGTAACTGTTGGTGTAACTATTGCTGGTTTTTCAGAAGCAAAGTTAACAGGAAGAATCTGTTGAATTTCTGACCATTTTGCCCAAGTGTAAGTTGCACCTATACTGACAAAAAATAACAAAACAATTATTAATTTTTTTCCGCGTTGCTTCGGTTTTGTTTCCCCAGTTTCTCTTTTTTGTTGCGTTGGGGGAGAATTTAATACTCCTTTTTTCATCTGAATTGATCCCATTTCTCCCCGCAAATTATCTAATTCACTCTCTGTATCGTTAAGTACTTTCTGCGGTTTGATGCCCTGAGATTTTCGTTTCGCTTTAGTAGCAAAGTGTCGTCTAATTAGATATTCAAATTGATATAGATATACTGCAACAAAAATCCAAACTCCTATCGCTACTTTCTCTAAATGATATTGCTGCAAATAATTTTGAAAACAGTAACTTTGAGCATAATATGTAGTTTGCAAACCACATTCTAAAATTGGTAAAAACGGGATAACTGTAATTAATACAGTTAGACTCGATATAACCATTACTACTGGCGCATATATACCTTCTCCTAAACTCAATGGCCCGGGCAACCATCGCGGCCAATTTGAGGGCGATTTCCCTAAGAAACAGTGATGTAAGTAAGCGAATACAATTGCTGATAACAACAAAGCTAGACCAATAAATAAGAAAAAATTACCTGGACTTGTAGTACTAAATAAAATGCCCCAAAAGGCATTTATTCGGAATACAATTGCTATCCATAAAACTAACAACAAAGTCCTCAACCACGAACTCGGATAGGGAAACCATTCCGGCCATTTATCCGATTGATTTTGCTGTTGAATTTCCTGAATTTTTTCTATTTCAGCTAGGCGATCGGGTGATTCATTTATTTTTAATAATTTTATCCAAGCTGCTTTATCTTTCCCTTTTTCTTTAGCAAAAATCTTAATACTATTAATAGTTGGAACAGCCAATTTATTCATTAATTTTTGAATATTTTGCACTGATAATTCTTGGTCTGGAATTTGTTTAGATTCCAGCAATACCATTAAACAACCATCTTTGTAGAGTGCTTTGGCGATCGCAGCTTGATCTTGCAAAAGATAAGTAATGGAAGATGCGATCGCATCTACATCTCCCTGCTTAGCAAGTTCCAAAGTATTCGGGCTAATCATAAGCTGATGTTGAGGAAAAATCTCTCAATTCCCAACATATCACTCATTTTAAGTAAATCGATCAGTATTTCCACCAACTTTAAGAAATTTTTAGTAACTTAATTGCTAAAAAAAACAACTAAAGTCTGATTACACAGAAACGACTTTAGTTGTCTAGCAAAAATTAATTGTTAAAAATTAGCCGCAGTTTCTGGAGTCCAATCTTCTCCTATCCGCAAAGTTAAATCAGATTCGATATCACCAATAGAAGCGGGTTCGATTGCGCCCATTCCTAAAGTTGATTGTAATTTTTCTGCTGCTTTAATATCACCTTTTTGCACAATAATTTGGGTTTTTGTTTGCGTTTCAGGCCAATCACGAATTAAATAAATATTACTGAAACCTAACTTTCTTAAATATTGGGCAGCGCGACTACTCATGTTTGGTTGACCGGAAGCATTTTGAATAGCGATGCGAACAGAAGTTGTGGAATTATTATCGCTATCTTGGGCAATTTCCTTAACTTCTACACCGAAAAATTCTTGCATGACGCGATCGCGTTTTTCTTCATCAACTACCCAATAACTGCGCCCACCAAATTCTCCCGTTTCACTGAATCTTCCCGGTAACATCACCATTTTAATATCAGTTTGTTGCAAGTTCAGGCCAAAATTTGCCAAAGCTAGCATTTCTTCCCAATTAATATTAGTATCGACATAATTTTGCATAACTGACATAATTTGCGGTAAACGAGGCAAAATACTAGGATTGATTAACCGTTCTCTTAAAGATTTTAATAATAACTGTTGTCTTTGTACTCTCCCAATATCACCATTTTCATCTTGACGAAATCTCGCAAATTGTTCTGCTTGCTCTCCATTTAGAGTTTGTAAACCTGGTTCTAAATCTATTTCTAAACGTTGAGTTACATCTTTATATTGCATTTTTCGTGGTACAAAAACTTCTACTCCACCGACTAAATCAACTAATTGGCGGAAAGCTTCTGTTGTTACTCTAACGTAGCGATCGATCTTTACTCCATCCAAAGTGCTGCTAACAACTTCAGCGGCTAAAGCTGCACCACCATCGACATTTGCTTGATTAATTTTATCAATGCTTAAAAATGGATTATTTACATGAGTATCGCGGGGAATAGAAAGCATTTTCACCGAGTTATTTTTCGGATCTAAACGCAATAATAACAGTGTATCGCTGCGACCATTTAAACCAGCAGATGAGTCTGTCGGTGCATCAGGAACTCGGTCAACTCCCATCACTAAAATGTTAACTGGGCGCGTCATTTTATGAACCGCAAACTTTTGGACAATATCAGTTAGCGATCGCGGTTGCTTTTCTGCGCCAACAAAAGGTAACGGTGCAAAAATTCCCGCATTAACTCCTAAAGTAGCCGCAGCAGCGGTCGTAACACCAAATACTAATCCCCAGAAAAAATGGCGATTTTTTGCAGTTGATTGAATTCGCTTGACTGCATTATTTTTTACAGTTTGCCACCGCTGAATCGGAGTAGTTTTTTCCGTTTCTGATGATAACTTAGCCGACTGAGATTCGGAACCATTATTTATCGGTTCTGCTGTATCCAACATTTTTTACACTCCTACCACACCAAAAGCAATTGTGAGTTGCTTGTATCCAGCTAGTTTAATCTACTAACGGGAAATAGAAAACGGCTGATTGCCTTTTTTGTCAAGTCACAGCATTATACAGGGATTACGCTCTGTTGCAGAAGAGTATAATATGAAACCGCAGAGGCACAGAGAACGCAGAGGAAGGGAAGAAAAGAATTTACCCAACTAACGAAAGTACGTTGTTGCGCTTTAGCGCCAGTTTAGCGCCCAAGCGCAGCAAGGTATCTAATTAGGTTGTACG
It contains:
- a CDS encoding DUF3592 domain-containing protein; the encoded protein is MSRRNEISDVKIPICMGLGSATIGIFFIIGTWSYYRDTTTFLKTAITTQGTVIEGTVIEGTVIKAKNTNPTIQFKTKDGRNVIFNYTHNRSSSSAFQEVYSTGSQVSIIYQPNHPETARINTFYQLWFDLLISAFIGTVFTISGITLLIQLAKG
- a CDS encoding peptidoglycan-binding domain-containing protein; its protein translation is MAFNINVLKLETIRKGSTGLYVTAWQQFLQSKSFSIGAADGVFGTVTETATRNYQERNSLPVNGVVDTTTYRKALEQGYLFFVPNRTANMILNYLNFGITEIRDLQRSLNVIGTLVPALAIDGDFGARSVEGLGETYKKIDINFRPRLEQTLSTATKQKLGTDLPAALDNITEYARRLRQQLSGAHWVKFFPGSISIADLASPFRQRVQAFEQALRVAGARMVIAATYRPPQRAYLMHYAARISRGEIAPQNVPSYAGVSVDWVHYTNAGSVQAARDMVNAYGIGTNPVALTSRHTQGYAIDWEITWQGTLNVKNAQGRIVSIGTPRTSYQNSVLWQVGATYGVIHLRYDPPHWSIDGG
- a CDS encoding YihY/virulence factor BrkB family protein; translation: MLLTRFFQFFKYLHFTTAREVLKRAFSQRLPGLAAEMTYHLMLSLFPAIMAFLAAIALFDPLKTTFESLLVKLIKVVPDAVAFLIGGFVQEVLRTESQSLFSLSFLFWIWSASAGMSAGMYALDKMQRVPPEKIRPFWKARLVSILLTIGTMFLLISALTFVFITDFLVNLAASQDSWVQFDVLRFWKRLSLPVALGIAALTIAFIYRFGPSRWIAGTPILPGAILATLAWAFLSQGFKSYVSSYGNFNRVYGAVGGFIVLQLWIYLSCLVLLIGNELNIIVGEAMQRKKRINS
- a CDS encoding peptidoglycan-binding domain-containing protein produces the protein MLRVEPQNRPVLKQGIKGDWVVFLQDQLNGCGYGPLNLDGDFGSQTLVEVNKFQKNLGLKVDGIVGRITWTNLDKHKKIIGWIPEWPSSLTLRGIAGADSLQRVQATMIPEAQKLMGAFPRFWGRYFQGNLNFGEYLRAFENKPLRNAGIRLLPISRQTNRVDETQQIGEQLGALHARDVLNTFGESYLASIQVDGLYFFLDVEPTDPLSVGFYIGWSTAVIKSSTKVRFLPTVYLNAADSTTTKNLSAAMKAGAQCHGLWVANYGNNQALISPWDKAKAKVATPVPCKVLMRQYAGDIKNGLYDFNQMNPFLDNQELVLKRLILPPA
- a CDS encoding LCP family protein produces the protein MLDTAEPINNGSESQSAKLSSETEKTTPIQRWQTVKNNAVKRIQSTAKNRHFFWGLVFGVTTAAAATLGVNAGIFAPLPFVGAEKQPRSLTDIVQKFAVHKMTRPVNILVMGVDRVPDAPTDSSAGLNGRSDTLLLLRLDPKNNSVKMLSIPRDTHVNNPFLSIDKINQANVDGGAALAAEVVSSTLDGVKIDRYVRVTTEAFRQLVDLVGGVEVFVPRKMQYKDVTQRLEIDLEPGLQTLNGEQAEQFARFRQDENGDIGRVQRQQLLLKSLRERLINPSILPRLPQIMSVMQNYVDTNINWEEMLALANFGLNLQQTDIKMVMLPGRFSETGEFGGRSYWVVDEEKRDRVMQEFFGVEVKEIAQDSDNNSTTSVRIAIQNASGQPNMSSRAAQYLRKLGFSNIYLIRDWPETQTKTQIIVQKGDIKAAEKLQSTLGMGAIEPASIGDIESDLTLRIGEDWTPETAANF